The Candidatus Zixiibacteriota bacterium genome window below encodes:
- a CDS encoding glycosyltransferase family 2 protein, whose product MERPRPSPRDPGEQIFLSVVVPAFNEQDVLPEFHRRLAAVLDGLPHAAEVIYVNDGSDDGTLEVMRRLREADARVAIVDLSRNFGKEIALTAGLDHASGDAVVVIDADLQDPPELIPELLKYFFEGYDVVYAQRLTRAGENFFKRGTAHLFYRLIQAVSRVKIPRDTGDFRLLSRRAVDSLARLREQHRFMKGLFAWIGYPQRAVPYHRDPRYAGRSKWNYWRLWNFALEGFTSFTIAPLKVATYLGMGVALFSFLYGLEVIYKTLVYGEPVAGYPSLMVVILFLGGAQLMTIGVLGEYLGRMFDESKQRPLYFVNEYQPARGGSSSSSNRSNRSSRSTAAARQTEGRQERADRGPETGNKE is encoded by the coding sequence GTGGAGCGCCCGCGCCCCTCTCCCCGGGATCCCGGCGAGCAGATTTTCCTTTCCGTCGTCGTTCCCGCGTTCAACGAGCAGGACGTTCTTCCTGAGTTCCACCGCCGCCTTGCGGCCGTCCTCGACGGGCTGCCGCACGCCGCGGAGGTGATCTACGTCAACGACGGCAGCGATGACGGGACGCTCGAGGTGATGCGCCGGCTGAGGGAAGCCGACGCCCGGGTCGCCATCGTCGACCTGAGCCGCAACTTCGGCAAGGAGATCGCGCTGACGGCGGGGCTCGATCACGCGTCCGGCGACGCGGTGGTGGTGATCGACGCCGATCTCCAGGACCCGCCCGAGCTGATTCCCGAGCTGCTCAAATATTTTTTCGAAGGCTACGACGTCGTCTACGCGCAGCGTTTGACCCGCGCGGGCGAGAATTTTTTCAAGCGCGGCACGGCACATCTCTTTTACCGCCTCATCCAGGCGGTGAGCCGGGTGAAGATTCCGCGGGATACCGGGGATTTTCGGTTGCTCAGCCGGCGGGCAGTCGATTCGTTGGCCAGGCTCCGCGAGCAGCACCGGTTCATGAAAGGCCTGTTCGCGTGGATCGGCTATCCCCAGCGGGCGGTGCCTTATCACCGCGATCCGCGCTACGCCGGCAGGAGCAAGTGGAACTACTGGCGGCTGTGGAATTTCGCCCTCGAGGGGTTCACCTCGTTCACGATCGCGCCCCTGAAAGTGGCGACCTATCTCGGGATGGGCGTGGCGCTGTTTTCCTTTCTCTACGGACTCGAAGTGATCTATAAAACGCTGGTGTACGGCGAGCCGGTTGCCGGCTACCCGTCTCTGATGGTCGTGATCCTTTTCCTCGGAGGGGCGCAGCTCATGACGATCGGCGTGCTCGGGGAATATCTCGGCCGGATGTTCGACGAGAGCAAGCAACGCCCGCTGTATTTCGTCAACGAGTACCAGCCTGCAAGGGGAGGTAGTTCAAGCAGTTCAAACCGTTCAAACCGTTCAAGCCGTTCGACGGCCGCTGCGCGGCAGACCGAAGGCCGGCAAGAAAGAGCAGACCGGGGACCGGAGACCGGGAATAAAGAATAG
- a CDS encoding carbamoyltransferase: MATTYILGISAFYHDSAACLLRDGEIVAAAQEERFTRRKGDSRFPVNAINYCLEEGGIDRARLDHAVFYENPWLKWERLLETYAAFAPAGFRSFARSFPRWAAHRLRLPEVIRKGIGEGFKGRLWFAYHHESHAASAFFPSPFDEAAILTLDAVGEWATSSIGNGRGNRIELTHEMRFPHSLGMLYSAFTYYTGFQVNSGEYKLMGLAPYGEPKYVDLILDKIVKIHDDGSLWMDMSYFNYCQGLTMTSRKFHDLFGGPPRKPESFITQKEMDLAASIQKVCEEVVLRAGRHAHALTGMRNLVMAGGVALNCVANGRLLREGPFENIWVQPAAGDAGGALGAAFVAWHHFLGQPRRARAGDCQKGSLLGPSFAARDIELFLDSVGAQYERLDCEAELLDRTARLLADGKIIGWFHGRMEFGPRALGARSIIGDARSPSMQQTMNLKIKFRESFRPFAPCVLREFAHEYFEVRENEDSPYMLFVAPVRERHRVALSTEEHAKMKDPDLRIRVSVPRSTVPAITHVDYSARIQTVDEERHGRFYRLMRRFYELTGCPVIVNTSFNIRGEPILCTPEQAYRCFMATDIECLVIENYVLMKEWQPVALREDAEAYKAQYALD; this comes from the coding sequence GTGGCGACCACTTACATTTTAGGCATCTCGGCGTTCTATCATGACTCCGCGGCCTGCCTTCTGCGCGACGGAGAGATCGTCGCCGCCGCTCAGGAGGAACGTTTTACGCGGCGGAAGGGCGATTCGCGTTTTCCGGTGAACGCGATCAACTACTGTCTCGAAGAGGGTGGGATCGACCGGGCGCGGCTGGACCACGCCGTTTTCTACGAGAACCCATGGCTGAAATGGGAGCGTCTGCTGGAAACTTACGCCGCCTTCGCCCCCGCGGGGTTCCGGTCTTTCGCGCGGTCGTTTCCGCGTTGGGCGGCCCATCGGCTGCGCCTGCCGGAAGTTATCCGCAAGGGGATCGGCGAGGGATTCAAAGGACGCCTGTGGTTTGCCTACCATCACGAGTCCCACGCCGCGAGCGCGTTTTTTCCTTCTCCGTTCGACGAGGCCGCCATCCTCACCCTGGATGCCGTCGGGGAATGGGCGACCAGCTCGATCGGGAACGGACGCGGAAACCGGATCGAACTAACGCACGAGATGCGATTTCCTCACTCGCTCGGAATGCTCTATTCCGCTTTCACGTACTACACCGGGTTCCAGGTCAACTCGGGCGAGTACAAGCTCATGGGGCTGGCGCCATACGGAGAGCCGAAGTACGTGGACTTGATCCTCGACAAGATCGTCAAGATCCACGACGATGGGTCGCTGTGGATGGACATGTCGTACTTCAACTACTGCCAGGGGCTCACCATGACGTCCCGGAAGTTTCACGATCTCTTCGGCGGGCCGCCGCGAAAGCCGGAGTCGTTCATAACCCAAAAGGAGATGGACCTCGCCGCCTCGATCCAGAAGGTCTGTGAGGAAGTGGTCCTGCGGGCGGGAAGGCACGCACACGCGCTGACCGGGATGCGCAATCTCGTCATGGCGGGAGGAGTGGCTCTGAACTGCGTCGCCAACGGGCGGTTGCTCAGGGAGGGGCCTTTCGAAAACATCTGGGTGCAGCCTGCCGCGGGAGATGCCGGAGGCGCACTTGGAGCGGCTTTCGTTGCCTGGCATCACTTCCTCGGGCAGCCGCGGCGTGCACGCGCGGGAGACTGTCAGAAGGGCTCGCTCCTCGGACCGTCTTTCGCTGCGCGGGACATCGAGCTTTTCCTGGACTCCGTGGGGGCGCAGTACGAACGTCTCGATTGCGAGGCCGAGCTGCTGGACCGGACGGCGAGGCTGCTGGCGGACGGCAAGATCATCGGCTGGTTCCACGGCCGGATGGAGTTCGGGCCGAGGGCGCTCGGGGCGCGCAGCATCATCGGAGATGCCCGCTCGCCGAGCATGCAGCAGACGATGAACCTCAAGATCAAGTTTCGCGAGTCGTTCCGGCCCTTCGCTCCTTGTGTCCTGCGCGAGTTCGCGCACGAATACTTCGAGGTGCGGGAAAACGAGGACAGCCCGTACATGCTTTTCGTTGCCCCGGTGCGGGAGAGGCACCGGGTTGCGTTGAGTACAGAGGAGCACGCGAAGATGAAGGACCCGGACCTCAGAATTCGAGTTTCCGTGCCGCGCTCGACCGTGCCGGCGATCACCCACGTGGATTACTCGGCGCGGATCCAGACGGTCGACGAGGAGAGGCACGGGCGGTTCTACCGATTGATGCGGCGCTTTTACGAGCTCACCGGCTGTCCTGTTATAGTCAACACGAGCTTCAACATCCGCGGCGAACCGATTCTCTGCACGCCGGAACAGGCCTATCGCTGCTTCATGGCGACCGATATCGAGTGTTTGGTAATCGAGAATTACGTCTTGATGAAGGAATGGCAGCCGGTAGCGTTGCGCGAAGACGCCGAAGCGTATAAAGCTCAGTACGCGCTAGATTAA
- a CDS encoding transcription termination/antitermination NusG family protein, with protein MEHSGFGRKWYAAFTKPRSEETARCHLDKKGIEVFYPRLFLPIATRSGRRVVSLFPNYLFVRIDVSSEEYSQVVWCRGVKRLVSFGGTPAVVEDSVVNFMREQADPEGLIVARSRLKAGDEVEIARGPLKGLVGILQEPPDTRSRVKVLMEILSRPVQVEVPAECINIGWVAPCPAVSV; from the coding sequence TTGGAGCACAGCGGTTTTGGCCGGAAGTGGTACGCGGCGTTTACCAAACCACGGAGCGAGGAAACAGCCAGGTGTCACCTGGACAAAAAGGGTATCGAGGTCTTCTACCCCAGGCTCTTCCTCCCCATCGCAACCCGTTCCGGGCGCCGGGTCGTTTCACTTTTTCCGAACTACCTGTTCGTGCGAATCGACGTTTCATCCGAAGAATACTCGCAGGTCGTTTGGTGTCGCGGCGTCAAGCGGCTGGTGAGCTTCGGGGGAACCCCTGCGGTCGTGGAGGATAGCGTCGTCAATTTCATGCGGGAGCAGGCCGACCCGGAGGGGTTGATCGTAGCCAGATCGAGGCTCAAGGCGGGCGACGAGGTTGAGATAGCGAGAGGGCCGCTCAAGGGCCTGGTCGGGATTCTCCAGGAGCCCCCGGATACCCGGAGCAGAGTGAAGGTTTTGATGGAAATCCTGAGCCGGCCGGTCCAGGTGGAGGTGCCGGCCGAATGTATCAACATCGGCTGGGTGGCTCCGTGCCCGGCAGTGTCAGTGTAA
- a CDS encoding DUF5672 family protein: MRPATGSLFSPMRSESIGVQRGSLANLVAVVVPMHNRKEITADEEISFRHLIRFLDRYDKYLVLPESLDLRIPGFLQRHFSDRFFGSITAHIRLMLSRGFYEAFREYEYILVYHTDALVFSDQLMQWCESGLDYVGPPWLNCPDTPWVKTPKVGNGGFSLRKVSSFLKIFDSRRYAVDPEEYWRKTYASVPTLERYMNLHKRYLKRLRFFNGVRREMADWPKVSWRNEDHFWSDRGTHYFPEFKVADFDTGLRFGFEAAPRLCFELNGRKLPFGCHAWPKYDRAFWEPYLLR, from the coding sequence TTGCGCCCGGCGACCGGGTCACTGTTCAGCCCAATGCGCTCTGAGTCGATTGGCGTACAGAGGGGTTCGCTGGCAAATCTCGTTGCGGTCGTTGTGCCGATGCATAATCGGAAAGAGATCACTGCCGACGAAGAGATATCCTTCAGGCACCTCATCCGATTTCTCGATAGGTACGACAAATACCTGGTTTTGCCGGAATCCTTGGATCTCCGGATCCCGGGTTTTCTTCAAAGGCACTTCAGCGATCGTTTCTTCGGCAGCATAACCGCACACATCCGGTTGATGCTTTCCCGCGGATTTTACGAGGCGTTCCGTGAGTACGAATATATCCTCGTTTACCACACAGACGCGCTGGTCTTCTCGGACCAGCTCATGCAGTGGTGCGAGTCAGGGCTCGATTACGTCGGCCCGCCGTGGCTCAACTGTCCGGACACGCCCTGGGTGAAAACCCCGAAGGTGGGAAACGGCGGTTTTTCGCTGCGAAAGGTTTCGAGCTTTCTGAAAATCTTCGATTCCCGCAGGTACGCCGTGGATCCGGAAGAATACTGGCGGAAAACCTATGCCTCGGTACCGACCCTTGAGCGCTACATGAACCTTCATAAGCGATACCTCAAGCGCCTTCGTTTCTTCAACGGAGTCAGGCGCGAGATGGCGGACTGGCCAAAGGTCTCTTGGCGCAACGAAGACCATTTCTGGTCGGACCGCGGCACTCATTATTTTCCCGAGTTCAAGGTCGCGGATTTCGACACCGGCCTGCGCTTTGGTTTCGAAGCAGCCCCCCGTTTGTGTTTCGAGCTGAACGGTCGCAAGCTGCCGTTCGGATGCCACGCGTGGCCGAAGTACGATAGGGCATTCTGGGAACCCTACCTATTGCGCTAA
- a CDS encoding sigma-54 dependent transcriptional regulator gives MGIHPTVGEPVRVDRSAGASVMYSVLVVEDHDRLREQLGRFYEQLGYRVATAACGEEAIQRLGEEKFALVVSDVKMPGIDGFELTRHVREKYPETDIILITAFGNVQQAVEAMKIGASDYITKPFQPEAIRLVSEKLIEKRRLLDEVRELRQRVQHEHSLENIVSKSPKMLKIFDLIRSLAETDSGVMITGETGTGKELVARAIHNLSRRRNRPFVAINCGAFPDTLLESELFGYEKGAFTGAVVSRAGKVEQADGGTLFLDEIETIAAPMQVTLLRVLQEREVERLGGNRKIKVDMRVIAASNVDLSLCLARGTLREDFYYRINVIPIHLPPLRERPEDFPILIQHILERHPLARAKEIREVAPRVLDQMLAYRWPGNVRELENILERAIVKCRGQVIEEVDLPAPPQRVADLGPSRNGMENMSLKQWLLGSEKDYLRNLLVKHRGSISLTAKEAKVDNKTLYRKMKKHGLLKESFKEFE, from the coding sequence ATGGGAATTCACCCAACGGTAGGGGAGCCGGTCCGGGTGGACCGGTCCGCCGGCGCATCGGTCATGTACAGCGTGCTCGTCGTTGAAGATCACGATCGTCTGAGAGAGCAGCTCGGGCGCTTTTACGAACAGCTGGGCTACAGGGTGGCGACCGCCGCCTGCGGCGAGGAAGCGATCCAGCGCCTCGGCGAGGAGAAGTTCGCGCTGGTGGTTTCCGACGTGAAGATGCCCGGCATCGACGGCTTCGAGCTGACCCGGCACGTCCGCGAGAAGTATCCGGAGACCGACATCATCCTGATCACCGCGTTCGGCAACGTTCAGCAGGCGGTGGAGGCGATGAAGATCGGCGCCAGCGACTACATCACCAAGCCCTTTCAGCCAGAGGCGATCCGGCTGGTGAGCGAGAAGCTCATCGAGAAGCGCCGGCTGCTCGACGAGGTTCGCGAGCTGCGGCAGCGCGTGCAGCACGAGCACAGCCTGGAGAACATCGTCAGCAAGAGCCCCAAGATGCTGAAGATCTTCGACCTCATCCGGTCGCTGGCGGAGACCGATTCGGGGGTGATGATCACCGGCGAGACCGGAACGGGCAAGGAGCTGGTGGCGCGCGCCATCCACAACCTCAGCCGGCGCCGAAACCGCCCGTTCGTGGCGATCAACTGCGGCGCGTTTCCCGATACGCTGCTCGAAAGCGAGCTGTTCGGCTACGAGAAGGGGGCCTTTACGGGAGCCGTGGTGAGCCGGGCGGGCAAGGTGGAGCAGGCGGACGGGGGGACGCTGTTTCTCGACGAGATCGAAACGATCGCGGCGCCGATGCAGGTGACGCTGCTTCGGGTTCTCCAGGAACGGGAGGTCGAGCGCCTAGGAGGCAACCGCAAGATCAAGGTCGACATGCGCGTGATCGCCGCGAGCAACGTGGATCTCTCGCTCTGTCTGGCGCGGGGAACGCTGCGCGAGGACTTCTACTACCGGATCAACGTGATCCCCATCCATCTTCCGCCGCTGCGGGAGCGGCCCGAGGACTTTCCCATTCTCATCCAGCACATTCTCGAGCGGCATCCGCTGGCGCGTGCCAAGGAGATCCGCGAAGTGGCGCCGCGGGTGCTCGACCAGATGCTCGCCTACCGGTGGCCGGGGAACGTGCGCGAGCTGGAGAACATCCTCGAAAGGGCCATAGTGAAATGCCGGGGCCAGGTGATCGAGGAAGTCGACCTGCCGGCTCCTCCCCAGCGCGTCGCGGACCTCGGCCCGTCGCGCAACGGCATGGAAAACATGTCGCTCAAGCAGTGGCTTCTGGGGAGCGAGAAAGACTATCTGAGGAACCTCCTCGTCAAGCACCGGGGCAGCATCTCCCTTACGGCCAAGGAAGCCAAGGTCGACAACAAAACCCTTTACAGGAAGATGAAAAAGCATGGACTCCTGAAGGAATCCTTCAAGGAGTTCGAGTAA
- a CDS encoding carbamoyltransferase — protein sequence MNVLGISCYFHDAAAALLRDGQLLAAAEEERFSRKKHDYEFPQQAIDFCLRSGHIRAEDVDYVVFFEKPFVKFERLILTSLQMFPRSHRVFREAMITWLGDKLWIRHLIQRRLGVPPSKILFSEHHLSHAASAFYCSPFEEAAILTVDGVGEWTTASLGVGRGTEIKLLKEIRFPHSLGLLYSAFTAFLGFEVNEGEYKVMGMAPFGEPRYVDKVRKVVRIGSDGSFELDMDYFCFHYSTDRTFNGKFEALFGPPRDPQSRFFTASSGYPSYFGEKPGNYQELARQNQHYADIAASIQAVIEEAMLRMANHAYQETGLKKLCMAGGVALNSVANGRILRETPFEELYIQPSAGDGGGAVGAALYGYHSVLGKPRGFVMEHAYWGEEHSAARVKDFLDRSGIPYRRFDDEEKLIGYTVDRLREGKVVGWSQGRFEWGPRALGNRSILADPRRPEMKDVVNVKIKFREPFRPFAPSVLAERAKDYFDLASPETHYPARFMLYVVDVREDKQEVLPAITHVDGTGRLQTVRRDTNPSYYRLIETFGEATGVPVVLNTSFNLKGEPIVNTPEEAFNTFSRSGMDVLVLRDCVVEKAN from the coding sequence ATGAACGTCCTCGGAATCTCCTGCTATTTCCACGACGCAGCGGCAGCCTTGCTGCGTGACGGACAGTTGCTCGCGGCGGCGGAGGAGGAGCGCTTCAGCCGAAAGAAACACGACTACGAATTTCCCCAGCAGGCGATCGACTTCTGCCTGCGAAGCGGACACATTCGGGCCGAGGACGTCGATTACGTCGTCTTCTTTGAAAAACCGTTCGTCAAATTCGAGCGCCTGATACTGACGAGCCTGCAGATGTTCCCGCGCTCGCATCGCGTCTTCAGGGAGGCGATGATCACGTGGCTCGGGGACAAGCTGTGGATCCGTCACCTGATCCAGAGAAGGCTGGGCGTGCCGCCGTCGAAGATTCTTTTCAGCGAGCATCATTTGTCCCACGCCGCGAGCGCTTTTTACTGCTCTCCGTTCGAAGAAGCGGCGATTCTCACGGTCGATGGGGTCGGTGAATGGACGACGGCCAGCCTGGGAGTAGGGCGCGGGACGGAAATCAAGCTGCTAAAGGAGATCCGCTTTCCGCACTCGCTGGGGCTGCTGTACAGCGCATTCACCGCTTTCTTGGGTTTCGAGGTGAACGAGGGCGAGTACAAGGTGATGGGGATGGCGCCGTTCGGAGAACCGCGATACGTCGACAAGGTGCGCAAGGTGGTTCGCATCGGGTCGGATGGGAGCTTCGAGCTCGACATGGATTATTTTTGTTTTCACTACTCGACGGACAGGACCTTCAACGGGAAGTTCGAGGCTCTGTTTGGGCCGCCCCGTGATCCACAGTCTCGTTTCTTCACCGCAAGCAGCGGTTACCCTTCCTATTTCGGCGAGAAGCCGGGAAACTATCAGGAGCTTGCGCGGCAAAACCAGCACTATGCCGATATCGCGGCGAGCATCCAGGCGGTCATCGAAGAGGCCATGCTCCGGATGGCGAATCACGCTTACCAGGAGACCGGGCTCAAAAAACTCTGCATGGCGGGCGGCGTGGCGCTCAATAGCGTGGCGAATGGCCGCATTTTGCGCGAGACGCCGTTCGAGGAGCTCTACATCCAGCCGTCGGCCGGTGACGGCGGGGGCGCCGTGGGCGCGGCGCTGTACGGCTACCATTCAGTGTTGGGGAAACCCCGCGGCTTCGTGATGGAGCACGCGTATTGGGGAGAGGAACACAGTGCCGCCCGTGTCAAGGATTTCTTGGACCGAAGCGGAATTCCATACCGGCGTTTCGACGACGAAGAAAAGCTCATCGGTTACACCGTCGACCGCTTGCGGGAGGGAAAGGTGGTCGGCTGGTCGCAAGGAAGGTTCGAATGGGGCCCGAGGGCGCTGGGTAACCGCAGCATCCTGGCCGACCCCAGGCGGCCCGAGATGAAGGACGTGGTCAACGTCAAAATCAAATTCCGGGAGCCGTTTCGGCCGTTTGCCCCTTCGGTATTGGCGGAGCGGGCAAAGGATTACTTTGACCTGGCGTCGCCGGAGACGCACTATCCAGCGCGTTTCATGCTGTACGTGGTCGACGTCCGCGAGGACAAGCAGGAGGTCCTTCCCGCCATTACTCACGTCGACGGAACAGGCCGCTTGCAGACGGTGCGGCGCGATACCAACCCGAGCTATTACCGCCTGATCGAGACGTTCGGCGAAGCGACGGGTGTTCCGGTCGTGCTCAACACGTCGTTTAACCTGAAAGGTGAGCCGATCGTCAACACCCCGGAGGAAGCGTTCAACACATTCAGCCGCAGCGGCATGGACGTCCTGGTGCTGCGTGATTGC
- a CDS encoding polysaccharide biosynthesis/export family protein, whose translation MGGAMPNVRLKSMHVQTAAGTIAAVMLGAAVLLVSACGNPVAHVPEFPAANISASTVVPRLPTGQYRLIPLDQISIRFPFHPEREPKATSFPVQPDGNVVLDEIGPIRAAGLTPEELGKAIAERVSDRLRDPQVVVTVVQYAPRRVFVGGEVKQPGPVNIHDGMTPLQAIFDRGGFTPTAQMDSVILIRDAGSENPQIGKLDLTQAMDNAAPERVTLLANDVIYVPMSGIGRADLWVKQHIKDLIPWELFRPPTARDLMFR comes from the coding sequence ATGGGCGGAGCTATGCCGAACGTCCGATTAAAAAGTATGCACGTGCAAACGGCGGCCGGAACCATTGCCGCGGTTATGCTCGGTGCCGCCGTCCTCCTCGTCTCCGCTTGCGGCAACCCCGTGGCCCACGTTCCCGAGTTTCCCGCAGCGAACATTTCCGCGTCAACCGTGGTGCCGCGGCTTCCGACCGGGCAATATCGACTGATACCCCTCGATCAGATCAGCATCCGTTTTCCTTTTCATCCAGAACGCGAACCGAAGGCGACCTCCTTTCCCGTCCAGCCAGACGGGAACGTCGTGCTTGACGAAATAGGTCCGATTCGCGCCGCGGGGCTGACGCCCGAGGAATTGGGGAAGGCCATCGCGGAAAGAGTGTCGGACCGGTTGCGGGACCCGCAGGTGGTGGTCACTGTGGTCCAGTACGCGCCGAGACGGGTTTTCGTAGGCGGCGAGGTCAAACAACCCGGCCCCGTCAACATCCACGACGGTATGACGCCCCTGCAGGCGATTTTCGACCGCGGCGGCTTTACCCCGACGGCACAGATGGACAGCGTGATCCTGATTCGCGACGCCGGGTCTGAAAATCCACAGATCGGAAAGCTCGATCTTACCCAGGCGATGGACAACGCAGCCCCCGAGCGCGTTACTCTCCTCGCCAACGATGTGATATACGTCCCGATGAGCGGCATCGGGAGGGCGGACCTCTGGGTGAAGCAGCACATAAAAGACTTGATCCCGTGGGAGCTCTTCAGGCCGCCCACGGCGCGGGACTTGATGTTTCGCTAG
- a CDS encoding polysaccharide biosynthesis tyrosine autokinase, producing MSKIFEALVKAEEKLKEQQTKPDQPSVRFTPLSLLHPKRHPIKIDFDLDPLLEEQYQKLRRRLAPSPNHPAIKAVMVAATTHGEGATTTSAILASMLARSGRSKILLVDANLRTPALDGVFDGAKFPEGLSDVIVSDKPVDSAIYQTNFSNLFLLPVGRPHSSPSYLFDGNPISKLLETLKERFDFIIFDGAPLDGYSESFFLASKVDGVILVVESERTKKQTVKRIKKELEWGPVNLLGIVLNKKKKYIPELLERFL from the coding sequence ATGAGTAAAATTTTCGAGGCGCTTGTCAAAGCCGAAGAAAAGCTGAAAGAGCAACAGACGAAGCCTGATCAGCCTTCGGTCCGGTTCACTCCACTCAGCCTCCTGCACCCGAAGCGGCATCCGATCAAGATCGATTTCGATCTGGATCCGCTGCTGGAGGAACAGTATCAGAAGCTCCGGCGCCGTCTGGCTCCAAGCCCCAATCATCCGGCTATCAAGGCAGTGATGGTCGCGGCGACGACCCACGGCGAGGGTGCGACGACGACCTCCGCGATTCTCGCATCGATGCTGGCGCGCTCCGGCCGTTCGAAAATTCTGCTCGTCGACGCCAACCTGCGTACCCCGGCGCTCGACGGGGTTTTCGACGGTGCCAAATTTCCCGAGGGGCTTTCCGATGTGATCGTATCGGACAAGCCTGTCGACAGCGCGATTTACCAGACCAACTTCTCCAACCTGTTTCTGCTCCCGGTGGGAAGGCCCCATTCGTCGCCGTCCTACCTCTTCGACGGCAATCCGATCTCGAAGTTGCTCGAAACTCTCAAGGAGCGATTCGATTTCATCATTTTCGACGGCGCCCCGCTCGACGGATATTCGGAGTCGTTTTTTCTTGCCTCCAAGGTCGACGGGGTGATTCTGGTCGTCGAATCCGAACGCACCAAGAAGCAAACGGTCAAGAGGATCAAGAAGGAGCTGGAGTGGGGGCCTGTCAACCTTCTGGGGATCGTGCTGAACAAAAAGAAGAAGTACATCCCTGAGCTGTTGGAGCGATTCCTGTAA
- a CDS encoding AAA family ATPase produces the protein MYLKHFGLREQPFNLTPDPRFFYDSPLHREAWASLYYGIKEKKGFVVVTGEVGTGKTTLIRKLLRSLEATHRSVFIFNTLLSFDELLESVVRDLDLEPAPGRIAMLEQVNDFLVAEVGKGHTVSVLIDEAQNLDEDALEAVRLLSNLETDREKLLQIILSGQPELEAKLNSRELRQLKQRVSLWCRLDRLSQADTAAYIAHRLAVAGYQGPELFSKAALQLIWERTGGIPRLINAICDNALVTAFATSLKTVTPDVIHEAARDLRLTPEAGNGSLEVEGSKREQLARRNPGTPVEMPDNSGVGRSRRAEEPERPRFARAAGEVFQNLGLKQEPAARDAPVAEVMEARRPSPKMAAVAELKEVKGRPSEKEENPWVVPERSIARRGTVEPKEDYRVDEMVVPRGFFDGLIAALTDAMGPMANLVLAEQVAALGESSERFPIARLADLLQGLKSEILSDPLRAAFESRIRKQIQEYTRPARKLGKQ, from the coding sequence GTGTATTTGAAGCACTTCGGCCTGCGTGAGCAGCCCTTCAACCTGACGCCCGATCCGCGCTTTTTCTACGACAGCCCGCTTCACCGCGAAGCCTGGGCGTCGCTTTACTACGGCATCAAGGAAAAGAAGGGCTTCGTCGTCGTCACGGGCGAGGTCGGAACGGGCAAGACCACGTTGATCCGCAAGCTGCTGCGGAGCCTGGAAGCCACGCACCGTTCGGTTTTCATCTTCAACACGTTGCTCTCCTTCGACGAGCTGCTCGAGTCGGTGGTTCGGGACCTCGACCTGGAACCCGCCCCCGGCCGGATCGCAATGCTGGAACAGGTGAACGATTTTCTGGTTGCGGAGGTCGGGAAGGGCCATACCGTGTCGGTGTTGATCGACGAGGCCCAGAATCTCGACGAGGACGCGCTCGAGGCCGTGCGCTTGCTTTCCAACCTGGAGACCGATCGGGAAAAGCTGCTGCAGATCATCCTGTCCGGGCAGCCGGAACTGGAGGCGAAGCTGAACAGCCGCGAGCTCCGCCAGCTCAAGCAGCGGGTTTCGCTCTGGTGCCGGCTGGACCGGTTGAGCCAGGCGGACACGGCCGCCTATATTGCTCACCGCCTGGCGGTTGCCGGGTATCAGGGTCCGGAGCTTTTTTCGAAAGCCGCGCTGCAGCTCATCTGGGAACGAACCGGAGGAATCCCGAGGCTCATCAATGCGATCTGCGACAACGCCCTGGTGACCGCCTTCGCGACGTCGTTGAAGACTGTGACTCCTGACGTCATTCACGAAGCGGCTCGTGATCTCCGGTTGACTCCGGAGGCCGGCAACGGTTCCTTGGAGGTGGAGGGGAGCAAGCGGGAGCAGTTGGCGAGAAGGAATCCCGGGACTCCGGTCGAGATGCCGGACAACAGCGGAGTAGGGCGAAGCCGCCGTGCTGAAGAGCCGGAACGACCCAGGTTCGCACGCGCCGCCGGCGAGGTCTTTCAGAATTTGGGGTTGAAGCAGGAGCCGGCCGCCAGGGACGCGCCCGTGGCTGAAGTTATGGAGGCCAGGCGCCCGTCCCCCAAAATGGCTGCGGTGGCGGAGCTGAAGGAGGTGAAGGGCCGGCCGAGCGAAAAAGAGGAAAACCCGTGGGTTGTACCCGAGCGTTCGATTGCGCGCCGCGGCACGGTCGAGCCGAAAGAAGACTATCGTGTCGACGAAATGGTCGTCCCGCGTGGGTTTTTTGACGGGTTGATCGCGGCACTGACGGACGCCATGGGGCCGATGGCGAACCTTGTGCTCGCCGAGCAAGTCGCCGCTTTGGGGGAGTCTTCGGAGCGCTTCCCGATCGCCAGATTGGCCGATCTCCTGCAGGGCCTCAAGTCGGAGATCCTGAGCGATCCCTTGCGAGCCGCGTTCGAGAGCCGGATCAGGAAGCAAATTCAGGAGTACACCCGTCCGGCGAGAAAATTGGGCAAGCAGTAA